One stretch of Spirochaetota bacterium DNA includes these proteins:
- the truA gene encoding tRNA pseudouridine(38-40) synthase TruA, with the protein MEKGTGTGSAPDAPCRRIALLIQYDGTAYNGWQVQVGGLTVQGELERAIAVLTRQEKRVTGSGRTDAGVHAHCQIAHFDDTTDIPLKRMCAGLNGLLPKSISVKNAYLVPGDFHARYRAIAREYLYLIHNHPQRNPFMIHRAMWLREPLDTDYLRRVASRLIGEHDFKSFCKKISAEGNTVRRVDEIEFTRMDELVVMRIKGNAFLHNMVRSIAGTLLEMHGERREPEYLDGIVLARDRDAGGITAPPCGLYLNRVWYDPPLSSMPAAY; encoded by the coding sequence ATGGAAAAAGGAACTGGAACCGGAAGCGCCCCCGACGCCCCCTGTCGCAGGATAGCCCTTCTCATACAGTATGACGGGACGGCCTATAACGGATGGCAGGTCCAGGTTGGCGGGCTGACTGTCCAGGGCGAGCTCGAGCGTGCCATTGCGGTGCTCACGCGACAGGAGAAGCGGGTTACGGGGTCGGGACGCACCGACGCCGGAGTCCATGCCCACTGCCAGATCGCCCATTTCGACGATACCACCGACATTCCGCTCAAACGAATGTGCGCGGGGCTTAACGGGTTGCTGCCGAAAAGCATCTCCGTGAAGAATGCGTACCTGGTCCCCGGGGATTTCCATGCCCGTTACCGGGCGATCGCACGGGAGTATCTGTACCTGATCCACAACCACCCCCAGCGGAACCCGTTCATGATCCACCGGGCAATGTGGCTCCGCGAGCCCCTGGACACGGACTACCTGCGTCGGGTGGCATCCCGCCTTATCGGCGAACATGACTTTAAATCGTTCTGCAAGAAAATCTCGGCCGAGGGAAACACCGTGCGGCGTGTCGACGAAATCGAGTTCACCAGGATGGACGAGCTCGTCGTCATGAGGATCAAGGGCAACGCCTTCCTTCACAATATGGTCCGGAGCATCGCCGGAACGCTCCTCGAGATGCACGGGGAGAGGCGGGAACCGGAATACCTGGACGGCATAGTGCTGGCAAGGGACAGGGACGCGGGCGGGATCACGGCACCGCCCTGCGGACTTTACCTGAACAGGGTCTGGTACGACCCGCCGCTCTCGTCGATGCCCGCGGCGTATTAA
- a CDS encoding 50S ribosomal protein L17: MRHKNSVRQLGRTHSHRKAMFSNMVTSLLQEERIVTTKQKGRELKKISEKLITRAKNNLSLAEAEAGKKLHNKRMVMRIVKNRDVVKKLFEDIAIRFQARNGGYTRLYLLGRRPGDAAEMAIVELVERKAESAKGADKSKEKTKKKKEPKESKEK, translated from the coding sequence ATGAGACACAAGAACAGCGTACGCCAGCTTGGGAGAACCCATTCACACAGAAAGGCCATGTTTTCGAACATGGTGACATCTTTGCTGCAGGAAGAACGCATCGTCACTACAAAGCAAAAAGGCCGGGAATTGAAAAAGATTTCCGAGAAACTCATCACCAGGGCGAAAAACAATCTTTCCCTTGCGGAAGCCGAAGCCGGGAAAAAGCTTCATAACAAGAGAATGGTCATGCGCATCGTTAAAAATCGCGATGTTGTAAAAAAACTTTTCGAGGATATTGCGATTCGCTTTCAGGCGCGGAACGGCGGCTATACCCGGCTTTACCTTTTAGGCAGACGCCCCGGCGACGCGGCGGAGATGGCGATTGTCGAGTTGGTTGAAAGGAAAGCGGAATCTGCCAAGGGCGCCGATAAATCAAAGGAAAAGACGAAGAAAAAGAAGGAACCCAAGGAAAGCAAAGAGAAATAG
- the groL gene encoding chaperonin GroEL has product MSKILQYNEEARRSVLAGVTKLADAVMVTLGPRGRNVVIDKKFGSPSITKDGVTVAKEIELEDPFENMGAQMVKEVATKTNDVAGDGTTTATILAAAIYREALKNVTAGANPMSLKRGMDKAVEASVKFIADTSREIKDKKEIAQVASISANNDTTIGDLIAEAMEKVGKDGVITVEEAKSIETHLEVVEGMQFDRGYISPYMVNDPENMEAVLENAYILIHDKKIASMKDLLPVLEKVAQSGKSLLIIAEEVEGEALATIVVNTLRKTISCVAVKAPGFGDRRKAMLEDIAVLTKGQVISEDLGLKLEGTTMDMLGRAKKIIVDKENTTIIEGGGDQKDVKARISQIKKQIDETTSDYDKEKLQERLAKLAGGVAVINVGAATEVELKEKKARVEDALSATRSAVEEGIVPGGGLTLMYAQAVVREVGSKLDGDEKIGAEIVAKSLEDPMRQIANNAGVEGSVIVEKAKTEKKGIGFNASSMVWEDLMKAGIIDPAKVVRSALQNAASVASMLCTTEVLITDKKEEDKTPPMPGGMPGGGMY; this is encoded by the coding sequence ATGTCAAAAATTCTGCAATACAACGAGGAAGCGAGACGTTCGGTTCTCGCAGGCGTCACTAAATTAGCCGACGCCGTAATGGTTACGCTGGGGCCCCGCGGGCGCAACGTGGTCATCGACAAGAAGTTCGGATCCCCCTCCATTACCAAGGACGGCGTTACCGTCGCGAAGGAAATCGAGCTCGAGGATCCCTTCGAAAATATGGGCGCGCAGATGGTGAAGGAAGTCGCGACCAAGACGAATGACGTGGCCGGTGACGGCACGACGACCGCAACCATACTCGCCGCGGCCATCTACAGGGAGGCGCTCAAGAATGTTACCGCCGGCGCCAATCCCATGAGCCTTAAGCGCGGCATGGACAAGGCCGTCGAGGCGAGCGTGAAGTTCATTGCGGACACTTCCCGCGAGATCAAGGACAAGAAGGAAATCGCCCAGGTTGCGAGTATATCGGCGAACAACGATACGACGATCGGCGACCTCATTGCCGAGGCGATGGAGAAGGTGGGGAAAGACGGCGTCATCACCGTCGAGGAAGCGAAGTCGATCGAAACCCATCTCGAGGTTGTCGAGGGCATGCAGTTCGACCGCGGTTATATCTCTCCCTATATGGTGAACGATCCCGAAAACATGGAAGCGGTGCTCGAAAACGCGTATATCCTGATCCATGACAAGAAGATCGCGTCCATGAAGGACCTGCTCCCCGTGCTCGAAAAGGTAGCCCAGTCCGGCAAGTCGCTCCTCATAATCGCCGAGGAAGTCGAGGGCGAAGCGCTCGCGACCATCGTCGTCAACACCCTGCGCAAGACTATCAGCTGCGTCGCGGTTAAAGCACCCGGTTTCGGTGATCGCCGCAAGGCCATGCTCGAGGACATAGCCGTCCTTACCAAGGGCCAGGTGATCTCGGAAGACCTGGGACTCAAGCTCGAAGGCACCACGATGGATATGCTCGGAAGGGCGAAGAAGATCATCGTGGACAAGGAAAACACCACGATTATCGAGGGCGGCGGAGACCAGAAGGACGTGAAGGCGCGCATCAGCCAGATCAAGAAGCAGATCGACGAGACCACCTCCGATTACGACAAGGAGAAGCTCCAGGAGCGTCTTGCGAAGCTCGCGGGCGGGGTCGCGGTCATCAACGTGGGCGCCGCAACCGAGGTTGAACTCAAGGAAAAGAAGGCGCGCGTCGAAGACGCACTTTCCGCGACCAGGTCGGCCGTGGAAGAGGGCATCGTTCCCGGCGGCGGGCTCACCCTGATGTACGCCCAGGCGGTGGTGCGCGAGGTCGGCTCCAAGCTCGATGGCGACGAGAAAATAGGCGCCGAGATCGTCGCAAAATCCCTTGAAGACCCCATGAGGCAGATCGCGAACAATGCCGGCGTGGAAGGCTCTGTCATCGTGGAAAAAGCGAAGACCGAGAAGAAGGGAATCGGTTTCAACGCGTCAAGCATGGTGTGGGAAGACCTCATGAAAGCCGGCATCATCGACCCGGCGAAGGTCGTACGCTCGGCCCTGCAGAACGCGGCGTCGGTTGCCAGCATGCTGTGCACGACCGAAGTTCTCATTACCGACAAGAAGGAAGAAGATAAGACGCCTCCAATGCCCGGCGGAATGCCCGGCGGCGGAATGTACTAG
- a CDS encoding DUF2225 domain-containing protein produces the protein MDEKKVSYRLKDPTKCPVCGNEFHREEMLTGGGRLIAGKLSDELRRLYDKNEKWGVIYPLAYVLTVCPRCLYTAYPKDFAIITPAEADKIKATMQARINSVKKFFGDVSFESNRDLPLGAASYLLAVDCYAFRVKNVAPTIKKAISCIRAAWMFGDLARLVPDKPYQKISDFFYHKAYQFYPQILELTQKGGESLEAAGHIGPDIDKNWGYEGILYMIAALTLKIGIKEPDIAKRVDQFEVTKRYLSRLFGSGKSSRNKPGALIDMTRDLYDRMNTLLEEWKKELEPEAPPTPPVAG, from the coding sequence ATGGACGAAAAAAAGGTCTCCTACAGGCTGAAAGACCCGACCAAGTGCCCGGTGTGCGGGAATGAGTTCCACCGAGAGGAAATGCTCACCGGCGGGGGACGGCTCATCGCCGGCAAGCTGTCGGATGAGCTGAGGCGGCTCTACGATAAAAATGAAAAATGGGGCGTAATCTACCCGCTTGCATACGTCCTCACCGTATGCCCGAGGTGCCTTTATACCGCATATCCGAAGGATTTCGCCATTATTACCCCCGCTGAGGCCGACAAGATAAAGGCGACCATGCAGGCGCGGATCAATTCCGTTAAAAAGTTTTTTGGCGATGTGAGCTTTGAAAGCAATCGCGACCTTCCGCTTGGGGCCGCATCGTACCTGCTTGCGGTGGACTGTTATGCCTTTCGGGTTAAAAATGTGGCGCCGACGATAAAGAAGGCCATCTCGTGCATCCGGGCGGCGTGGATGTTCGGCGATCTTGCCAGGCTTGTTCCGGATAAACCGTATCAGAAAATATCGGATTTTTTCTACCACAAGGCCTACCAGTTTTATCCGCAGATACTCGAGCTCACCCAGAAGGGCGGGGAGTCCCTCGAAGCCGCGGGCCATATCGGACCCGATATCGATAAGAACTGGGGATACGAGGGCATCCTTTACATGATCGCGGCGCTGACGCTGAAGATTGGAATTAAAGAACCCGATATTGCCAAACGCGTCGATCAGTTCGAGGTCACCAAGCGCTACCTGAGCAGGCTGTTTGGGAGCGGAAAGTCATCCCGCAATAAGCCGGGCGCCCTGATAGACATGACCCGCGACCTTTATGACCGGATGAACACCCTGCTGGAAGAATGGAAAAAGGAACTGGAACCGGAAGCGCCCCCGACGCCCCCTGTCGCAGGATAG
- a CDS encoding D-alanine--D-alanine ligase, producing the protein MVTIAVLYGGRSGEHEVSLCSAASVVSFLDKQKYSIIAVGIDKRGVWHVQEEPSIVDDPEFGRKLAMARTGPWLVNHYERENKLVMLNPASGKSVSADVVFPVLHGTYGEDGTLQGLLELAMVPYVGADVLGSSVGMDKDVAKRLLESARVPVVPWITVHKSDWIAARASITEQAQSELGLPMFIKPACTGSSVGISKVKSRDALDDAMTKAFKFDTRVLIEKAVQCREIECAVLGNERPQASVLGEIVPRHEFYSYEAKYIDPNGAELRIPADISPRLAETIRDTACRGYSALGCGGMARVDFFLEKNTGEFFLNEINTLPGFTSISMYPKLWEASGLSYADLLDRLVDLALERHRARLAVQTDFTR; encoded by the coding sequence ATGGTGACGATTGCGGTATTATACGGGGGGAGGTCGGGCGAACACGAGGTTTCGCTGTGTTCGGCCGCGTCCGTCGTCTCGTTCCTGGACAAGCAGAAGTATTCAATAATCGCGGTCGGTATCGACAAGCGGGGCGTCTGGCATGTGCAGGAAGAGCCGAGCATCGTCGATGATCCGGAATTCGGCAGGAAACTGGCGATGGCGCGTACGGGACCATGGCTCGTCAATCATTACGAACGCGAAAATAAGCTCGTCATGCTGAACCCCGCGAGCGGGAAATCGGTCTCGGCGGACGTGGTATTCCCCGTGCTCCATGGAACCTATGGCGAGGACGGAACGCTTCAGGGTCTCCTGGAGCTTGCGATGGTGCCGTACGTGGGGGCGGACGTCCTGGGCTCGTCGGTAGGAATGGATAAGGACGTGGCGAAACGCCTGCTCGAGAGCGCCCGGGTGCCGGTAGTTCCCTGGATCACCGTGCATAAATCGGATTGGATCGCCGCACGAGCGTCCATAACGGAACAGGCTCAATCCGAACTTGGGCTTCCGATGTTCATCAAGCCGGCATGTACCGGCTCATCGGTGGGGATCAGCAAGGTAAAGAGTAGAGATGCCCTGGACGACGCGATGACGAAGGCGTTCAAATTCGATACGCGCGTCCTCATTGAAAAAGCTGTGCAGTGCCGGGAGATCGAGTGCGCGGTATTGGGAAATGAGCGTCCCCAGGCATCGGTCCTGGGCGAAATAGTGCCCAGGCACGAGTTCTACTCCTACGAAGCCAAGTATATCGATCCCAACGGCGCCGAGCTCAGGATTCCCGCGGATATTTCGCCGCGTCTCGCGGAGACGATTCGCGATACGGCATGCCGGGGCTACAGCGCCCTTGGGTGTGGAGGAATGGCGAGGGTCGACTTTTTTCTGGAAAAAAATACGGGGGAATTTTTTCTCAACGAGATAAATACCCTGCCCGGATTCACCTCCATCAGCATGTACCCCAAACTCTGGGAGGCAAGCGGTCTCTCGTATGCGGACCTGCTGGACCGCCTGGTCGATCTTGCCCTCGAGCGTCATAGGGCCAGGCTTGCCGTCCAGACCGATTTCACCCGCTGA
- the pssA gene encoding CDP-diacylglycerol--serine O-phosphatidyltransferase: MEKVESMNLAWIPNSLTMGNLVCGFISLVFSSNGSPGGYLVAGLLILGAALLDGLDGQVARALKVESKLGMELDSLADCVTFGVAPGYLAYKAYLSGIYIPEFGFAFDFGILIASIYPVCAAYRLARFNVVHATDSFSGLPSPVAGVIMALVPVSFGTIMIPKLAFGLFYALIGLLMVSTFKYTKPQSALVKNIHGIKLLIFLIVIILLVVFLRQWAVFAVLFLYVLSGILSFVIQFIQDHKY, encoded by the coding sequence ATGGAAAAGGTAGAAAGCATGAACCTAGCGTGGATCCCGAATTCCCTTACGATGGGAAATTTAGTATGCGGTTTTATTTCACTGGTGTTTTCGAGCAACGGCTCACCGGGGGGGTACCTTGTTGCAGGACTCCTGATACTCGGGGCGGCGCTACTGGACGGACTTGACGGCCAGGTGGCAAGGGCGCTCAAGGTGGAGAGCAAGCTTGGAATGGAGCTGGATTCCCTCGCAGATTGCGTAACCTTCGGGGTTGCGCCGGGTTACCTGGCATACAAGGCATACCTTTCGGGCATCTATATACCGGAATTCGGATTTGCATTCGATTTCGGAATTCTCATTGCATCCATATATCCTGTATGCGCCGCGTACCGGCTGGCCCGGTTCAACGTGGTCCATGCGACCGATTCGTTCAGCGGTCTTCCCTCGCCTGTGGCCGGGGTGATCATGGCCCTGGTGCCGGTCAGCTTCGGGACGATAATGATCCCCAAGCTCGCGTTCGGTCTGTTTTACGCGCTTATCGGGCTCCTCATGGTTTCCACATTTAAATATACGAAACCGCAATCGGCCCTGGTTAAGAACATCCATGGCATCAAGCTGCTGATCTTCCTTATCGTCATCATTCTCCTCGTCGTGTTTCTGCGACAATGGGCGGTATTCGCGGTCCTCTTTTTATATGTACTTTCGGGAATCCTTTCATTCGTAATTCAGTTCATTCAGGATCATAAGTACTGA
- a CDS encoding glycosyltransferase, translating into MSPRTKKSSSKTPYLTIILPVYNEEENITLQYEAIIKAASPLGKSFEVIFIDDGSIDGSFDALKVLAVKDKRIKLVKFRRNFGQTAAMAAGIDHAAGEIIIFMDSDLQNDPEDIRRLLEKIEEGYDVVSGWRKNRKDHFLFRTIPSRIANRLISRVSGVKLHDLGCSLKAYRGEVIREVKLYGEMHRFIPIHASWVGARITEIPVNHNPRKFGKSKYGIQRTFKVLLDLITIKFMGSFATKPIYIFGGTGFLLFAMSVVTGIAVILMKIYFHMSMVRNPLLQFTVLLITLSFLFIMLGILAEISIRTYHESQNKRPYQVKETINIK; encoded by the coding sequence ATGAGCCCAAGGACCAAGAAGTCATCCTCGAAAACCCCTTACCTGACCATCATTCTCCCCGTCTACAACGAAGAGGAGAACATTACACTTCAGTATGAAGCGATCATAAAGGCCGCGTCCCCACTCGGGAAATCCTTCGAGGTAATTTTTATCGATGACGGAAGCATCGACGGCTCATTCGACGCGCTTAAAGTCCTGGCGGTGAAAGATAAAAGGATCAAACTGGTTAAATTCAGGAGAAATTTCGGCCAGACCGCGGCCATGGCCGCCGGGATCGATCATGCCGCGGGAGAAATCATCATCTTCATGGATTCGGATCTCCAAAACGACCCGGAGGACATCCGCAGGCTCCTTGAAAAAATCGAGGAGGGATACGACGTGGTAAGCGGCTGGCGCAAAAACAGGAAGGATCATTTTCTCTTTCGCACTATTCCCTCGCGTATCGCAAACAGGCTCATCTCCCGGGTAAGCGGGGTAAAACTTCACGATCTCGGCTGCTCTCTCAAGGCCTATCGCGGCGAGGTGATCCGCGAGGTCAAACTGTACGGCGAAATGCACCGCTTCATTCCCATCCATGCCTCCTGGGTGGGCGCGCGCATAACCGAGATCCCGGTCAACCATAATCCCAGGAAATTCGGCAAATCGAAATACGGAATCCAGCGCACCTTCAAGGTGCTGTTGGACCTTATTACGATCAAGTTCATGGGATCGTTCGCGACCAAGCCTATCTACATTTTCGGGGGGACGGGATTCTTGCTCTTTGCAATGAGCGTCGTCACCGGCATAGCCGTTATCTTGATGAAGATATATTTCCACATGTCGATGGTACGCAATCCGCTGCTGCAATTCACCGTTCTTCTTATAACCCTGAGTTTCCTTTTCATAATGCTCGGCATCCTCGCCGAAATTTCCATCCGCACCTACCACGAATCTCAGAACAAGCGCCCTTACCAGGTGAAAGAAACGATCAACATTAAATAA
- a CDS encoding HAD family phosphatase, whose protein sequence is MRTCWTAWSILPSSVIGPGLPSRPISPAETYPDATMKQLKAVFFDLDGVVVDSMRIHADSWIAILAEQGIEITPDEIFRREGMSGIGSIIDIFRERGLSVPDDGTLAGMLERKLIMFENHTIGLFPGVADILLLIRDHGLSMALVTGSLRRTVEFELDLEIRSFFDAIITIEDVERGKPDPDPYLKAARVIGVAPGEALVIENAPMGVISAKRAGIFCVAVQTTLGREHLAAADIVVQNHRELLDYLSGRLETMHPIG, encoded by the coding sequence ATGCGGACCTGCTGGACCGCCTGGTCGATCTTGCCCTCGAGCGTCATAGGGCCAGGCTTGCCGTCCAGACCGATTTCACCCGCTGAAACTTATCCCGATGCAACCATGAAACAGCTTAAAGCCGTATTTTTCGACCTGGACGGTGTGGTAGTCGATTCCATGAGGATCCATGCCGATTCGTGGATAGCGATACTGGCGGAACAGGGAATTGAAATTACACCGGATGAAATTTTCAGGCGCGAGGGCATGTCGGGGATAGGCTCGATTATCGACATCTTCCGGGAGCGGGGACTGAGCGTACCCGACGACGGCACGCTTGCCGGAATGCTTGAGCGAAAGCTCATCATGTTCGAGAATCACACCATAGGGCTTTTCCCCGGGGTGGCCGATATACTGCTCCTCATTAGAGACCATGGACTATCAATGGCGCTCGTCACCGGCTCGCTGCGCCGAACGGTTGAATTCGAACTGGATTTGGAAATCCGCTCGTTCTTCGACGCAATCATCACGATCGAGGATGTCGAGAGAGGGAAACCCGATCCGGATCCCTACCTGAAGGCAGCCCGGGTAATTGGGGTAGCTCCAGGAGAGGCTCTCGTAATTGAAAATGCGCCGATGGGAGTGATTTCGGCGAAAAGAGCGGGAATTTTCTGTGTGGCGGTACAGACCACGCTCGGAAGGGAGCACCTTGCCGCCGCAGATATCGTGGTTCAAAATCACCGGGAGCTTCTTGATTATCTGTCCGGGCGCCTTGAAACAATGCATCCGATTGGTTGA
- a CDS encoding aspartate kinase — MKIIVQKYGGSSVATTERIKAVADRIKKYVEDDYRVVVVVSAMGKTTDGLIKLSKEITENPDKRELDMLLSTGEQVTIALLAMTLHTIGIDAISYTGSQVRMMTDGNFSNARIQSISTDRIMNSLRQNKVVIVAGFQGIDGDENITTLGRGGSDTSAVALAAAIGTRDCEIYTDVDGVYTADPRVIENPKKLKEISYDEMLELARLGAKVLHSRSVEFAKKYNIRLIVRSSFNYEEGTVVMPMEEMMEKFIISGITSKADEAKVTIRNMADRPGIAASLFGKLGEQMISVNMIVQATGVDGKASISFTVLKAELKKTIEICESLKADLGASSIDSKENIAIVSAVGVGMTSSYGVAGRVFKVLAEHGINIEMISTSEIGISCVIDPKYVELACKVIHGEFLEK, encoded by the coding sequence ATGAAAATCATCGTACAAAAATACGGCGGTTCTTCCGTGGCAACCACGGAGCGTATCAAGGCCGTCGCCGACCGCATCAAGAAATATGTTGAAGATGATTATCGCGTTGTCGTGGTCGTTTCCGCCATGGGAAAAACTACCGACGGCCTCATCAAGCTCTCGAAAGAAATAACCGAGAATCCCGACAAACGCGAGCTTGACATGCTGCTGTCAACCGGCGAGCAGGTCACCATCGCGCTCCTGGCCATGACGCTCCATACCATAGGGATCGACGCCATTTCCTATACCGGTTCCCAGGTGCGCATGATGACGGACGGGAACTTTTCCAACGCGCGCATACAGAGCATCTCCACGGACCGCATCATGAATTCCCTGCGACAAAACAAGGTGGTGATCGTCGCGGGGTTCCAGGGGATCGACGGGGACGAGAACATCACCACCCTGGGCCGCGGAGGGTCGGACACGTCGGCCGTGGCCCTGGCCGCGGCGATAGGGACGCGCGATTGCGAAATCTACACGGACGTGGACGGCGTATACACCGCCGATCCGCGGGTTATCGAAAACCCGAAAAAACTGAAAGAAATCAGCTACGATGAAATGCTGGAGCTCGCGCGACTGGGCGCGAAGGTGCTGCATTCGCGATCGGTCGAGTTCGCGAAAAAGTATAACATCAGGCTCATCGTGAGGTCGAGTTTCAATTACGAAGAGGGCACCGTGGTGATGCCCATGGAGGAAATGATGGAGAAATTCATTATCAGCGGAATCACCTCCAAGGCCGACGAAGCCAAGGTGACCATTCGCAATATGGCCGACAGGCCGGGAATTGCGGCTTCACTCTTCGGAAAGCTTGGCGAGCAGATGATATCGGTGAACATGATCGTGCAGGCGACAGGGGTGGACGGGAAGGCATCGATATCATTCACGGTGCTCAAGGCCGAACTTAAAAAAACCATTGAAATATGCGAAAGCCTGAAGGCCGACCTTGGCGCAAGCTCCATAGATTCCAAGGAGAACATCGCGATCGTTTCGGCGGTCGGGGTGGGGATGACCTCGTCCTACGGCGTTGCCGGCAGGGTATTCAAGGTGCTCGCCGAACACGGCATCAACATCGAAATGATATCCACCTCGGAGATCGGTATCTCCTGCGTTATCGACCCCAAGTACGTCGAGCTTGCCTGCAAGGTCATTCACGGGGAATTCCTGGAAAAATAA
- a CDS encoding co-chaperone GroES → MAIKPLGDRALIEVLEEEITKQGSLFIPDTAKEKPQQGKVISVGKGRYEDGKWIPLDVKAGDTILFGKYSGTEIKHDGKEYLIVRESDILAIVE, encoded by the coding sequence GTGGCTATTAAACCGTTAGGAGATCGCGCTCTTATCGAGGTATTGGAAGAAGAGATCACCAAACAGGGATCGCTCTTCATTCCCGACACCGCGAAGGAAAAGCCCCAGCAGGGAAAGGTCATTTCGGTGGGGAAGGGACGTTACGAGGACGGGAAATGGATCCCCCTGGACGTAAAGGCGGGCGATACCATACTGTTCGGCAAATATTCGGGCACTGAAATTAAGCACGATGGAAAGGAATATCTCATCGTCAGGGAAAGCGACATTCTCGCGATCGTCGAGTAA
- the moaC gene encoding cyclic pyranopterin monophosphate synthase MoaC — MAEFTHYSGEGSPTMVDVSGKSVTSRKARASGFVRMRAETLDLISSRLLPKGNLFEIAKIAGISAAKRTSDLIPLCHPLLINFVDVSLFIEESLPGVRIESEVRVEGRTGAEMEALTAVAAAALTVYDMCKAVDKTMVVENIRLIEKRGGKSDFSI, encoded by the coding sequence ATGGCCGAGTTCACACATTATTCCGGAGAGGGCTCCCCCACCATGGTGGACGTTTCCGGAAAGTCAGTGACGTCGAGAAAGGCAAGGGCGTCCGGATTCGTGCGCATGCGCGCCGAGACGCTTGATCTTATTTCAAGCAGGCTCCTTCCCAAGGGAAATCTTTTTGAAATAGCAAAAATCGCGGGAATTTCCGCCGCGAAAAGAACCTCCGACCTGATTCCGCTCTGCCATCCCCTCCTCATAAATTTCGTGGACGTTTCGCTCTTCATCGAGGAAAGCCTGCCCGGCGTTCGCATAGAGTCGGAGGTGAGGGTCGAAGGCAGGACCGGCGCCGAGATGGAGGCGCTGACGGCCGTGGCCGCGGCAGCTCTTACCGTGTATGATATGTGCAAAGCGGTCGATAAAACCATGGTGGTGGAAAATATCCGGCTTATTGAAAAACGGGGCGGAAAGTCGGATTTTTCGATATGA
- a CDS encoding STAS domain-containing protein: MIVTSRVDKHLLILIKDSVIMNDDALYEEVGNAISGSEIRRVKIDMGEMERIDDHGVDILYRLIQKFTQRGYNIRIQHPNLYLLKLLVVKGLIDKINIDYEPSELQKYS, from the coding sequence ATGATAGTCACCAGCCGCGTGGATAAGCACCTTCTCATCCTCATCAAGGACAGCGTAATTATGAACGATGACGCCCTTTACGAGGAAGTGGGGAACGCCATAAGCGGTTCGGAAATACGGCGGGTGAAAATCGATATGGGCGAAATGGAACGCATAGACGATCACGGGGTGGACATCCTTTACAGGCTGATTCAGAAATTTACGCAGCGCGGCTATAATATCAGGATTCAGCACCCCAACCTGTATCTGCTAAAGCTTCTGGTTGTAAAAGGCCTTATTGATAAAATAAACATAGATTACGAGCCCTCAGAACTGCAAAAATATTCCTGA